One region of Sphingomonas abietis genomic DNA includes:
- a CDS encoding CDC48 family AAA ATPase, translating into MADADTLDQTRSARLQVANARPDDSGHGLARLPRRAMQMLGVVDGDVVEIVGKRTTPARAVQPYPEDEGLDILRLDGLQRANAGVGSGDFIEVRKADSKPAQRVVFAPAQENLRLQGSGAALKRSFQMKPLTAGDVVATTGQQRVTQDDLPPQLRQMLNRPAYSLQEIRLVVVSTTPKGIVHIDQTTEVELRAEYEEPKEARRADVTYDDLGGLGDTIDQIREMVELPLRYPELFERLGVEPPKGVLLHGPPGTGKTRLARAVANESDAEFFHIAGPEIMGSAYGESEKRLRDVFEAATKAAPSIVFIDEIDSIAPKRGQVTGEAEKRLVAQLLTLMDGLEKRTNLVVIAATNRPEAIDEALRRPGRFDREIVIGVPDERGRREILGIHTRGMPLGDTVDLKELARTTYGFVGADLAALCREAAIEAVRRIMPKLDLEERTIPPEVLDELSVTREDFLGALKRVQPSAMREVMVQAPNVGWDDIGGLDAAREKLREGVELPLKHPDAFRRMGIRAAKGFLLYGPPGTGKTLLAKAVAREAQANFIATKSSDLLSKWYGESEQQISRLFARARQVAPTVIFIDELDSLVPARGGGLGEPAVTERVVNTILAEMDGLEELQSVVVIGATNRPNLIDPALLRPGRFDELVYVSVPDEGGRRRILGIHVGKMPLADDVDLDVLARRTDRFTGADLEDLVRRAGLMALRDSLDAQTVTMAHFTHALEETRASVTPEMEREYEQMASRLKQDAMAIEPIGFVSPGMFKPADKSA; encoded by the coding sequence ATGGCCGACGCCGACACTCTCGATCAGACCCGCAGCGCGCGGCTGCAAGTCGCCAATGCGCGCCCCGATGACAGCGGGCACGGGCTGGCGCGCCTGCCGCGCCGTGCGATGCAGATGCTCGGCGTGGTCGACGGCGATGTCGTGGAGATCGTCGGCAAGCGCACGACTCCGGCTCGCGCCGTGCAGCCCTATCCGGAGGATGAAGGCCTCGATATCCTGCGCCTCGATGGCCTCCAGCGGGCCAATGCCGGGGTCGGATCGGGGGACTTCATCGAGGTTCGCAAGGCCGACAGCAAGCCCGCCCAGCGGGTCGTGTTCGCACCTGCACAAGAAAATCTCCGTCTCCAAGGGTCGGGCGCGGCGTTGAAGCGCAGCTTCCAGATGAAGCCGCTGACCGCCGGCGATGTCGTCGCCACCACCGGCCAGCAGCGAGTGACGCAGGACGACCTGCCGCCCCAGCTGCGCCAGATGCTCAACCGGCCGGCCTATTCGCTCCAGGAAATCCGCCTCGTCGTGGTTTCGACCACGCCCAAGGGCATCGTCCATATCGACCAGACCACCGAGGTGGAGCTGCGCGCCGAATATGAGGAGCCCAAGGAGGCGCGGCGCGCCGACGTGACCTATGACGATCTTGGCGGTCTCGGCGACACGATCGACCAGATCCGCGAGATGGTCGAGCTGCCGCTGCGCTACCCCGAACTGTTCGAGCGGCTCGGCGTCGAGCCGCCCAAGGGCGTGCTGCTCCACGGCCCGCCCGGCACCGGCAAGACCCGGCTCGCCCGCGCCGTCGCCAATGAGAGCGATGCCGAGTTCTTCCATATCGCCGGCCCCGAGATCATGGGATCGGCCTATGGCGAGAGCGAGAAGCGCCTGCGCGACGTGTTCGAGGCGGCCACCAAGGCGGCACCGTCGATCGTCTTCATCGACGAGATCGATTCGATCGCGCCCAAGCGGGGCCAGGTGACCGGCGAGGCCGAGAAGCGTCTCGTCGCGCAGTTGCTCACGCTGATGGACGGGCTGGAGAAACGCACCAACCTGGTCGTCATCGCCGCCACCAATCGCCCCGAGGCGATCGACGAGGCACTGCGCCGGCCCGGCCGCTTCGATCGCGAGATCGTGATCGGCGTGCCCGACGAGCGCGGCCGCCGCGAGATCCTCGGCATCCACACGCGCGGCATGCCGCTTGGCGACACGGTCGACCTCAAGGAGTTGGCCCGCACCACCTACGGATTCGTCGGCGCCGATCTCGCCGCGCTGTGCCGCGAGGCGGCGATCGAGGCGGTGCGGCGGATCATGCCCAAGCTCGACCTCGAGGAACGCACGATCCCGCCCGAGGTGCTGGACGAGCTGTCGGTGACCCGCGAGGATTTTCTCGGCGCCCTGAAACGCGTGCAGCCCTCGGCGATGCGCGAGGTGATGGTGCAGGCGCCCAATGTGGGCTGGGACGATATTGGCGGCCTTGATGCCGCACGCGAGAAGCTGCGTGAGGGCGTCGAACTGCCGCTGAAGCATCCCGATGCCTTCCGCCGCATGGGGATCCGCGCCGCCAAGGGCTTCCTGCTCTATGGGCCGCCCGGCACCGGCAAGACCCTGCTCGCCAAGGCGGTCGCGCGCGAGGCGCAGGCCAATTTCATCGCCACCAAGTCGAGCGACCTGCTCAGCAAATGGTATGGCGAGAGCGAGCAGCAGATCAGCCGGCTGTTCGCCCGCGCCCGCCAGGTCGCGCCGACGGTGATCTTCATCGACGAGCTCGATTCGCTGGTGCCGGCGCGGGGCGGCGGGCTGGGGGAGCCGGCGGTGACGGAGCGGGTGGTCAACACCATCCTCGCCGAGATGGACGGGCTGGAGGAATTGCAGTCGGTCGTCGTTATCGGCGCGACCAACCGGCCCAACCTGATCGACCCGGCATTGCTCCGGCCGGGCCGCTTCGACGAACTGGTCTATGTCTCCGTGCCCGACGAGGGCGGCCGGCGGCGCATCCTCGGCATCCACGTCGGCAAGATGCCGCTGGCCGACGATGTCGATCTCGACGTGCTGGCGCGCCGCACCGATCGCTTCACCGGCGCGGACCTGGAGGATCTGGTACGCCGCGCTGGGCTGATGGCGCTGCGCGATTCGCTCGACGCGCAGACCGTGACGATGGCCCACTTCACCCATGCGCTCGAAGAGACCCGCGCCTCGGTCACCCCCGAGATGGAGCGCGAATATGAGCAGATGGCGTCTCGCCTGAAACAGGATGCGATGGCGATCGAGCCGATCGGCTTCGTTTCCCCCGGCATGTTCAAGCCGGCCGACAAGAGCGCCTAG
- a CDS encoding antibiotic biosynthesis monooxygenase family protein translates to MLIPPPGAIAVIFLSGRTAADPEGYGEAAAAMERAAASRDGYLGIDSTRDDKGVGITISWWRDGASALAWRDDPDHARIRDHGRAVWYDWYRVIVTTVDRAYEWARPTAGRERD, encoded by the coding sequence ATGCTGATTCCTCCGCCCGGCGCGATCGCGGTGATCTTCCTGTCCGGCCGTACCGCGGCCGACCCCGAAGGCTATGGCGAAGCCGCCGCCGCGATGGAGCGGGCGGCGGCATCGCGCGATGGTTATCTCGGCATCGACTCGACGCGGGACGACAAGGGCGTCGGCATCACGATCAGCTGGTGGCGGGACGGGGCGTCGGCGCTCGCCTGGCGCGACGATCCCGATCATGCCCGCATCCGCGACCATGGCCGCGCGGTCTGGTACGACTGGTATCGCGTGATCGTCACGACCGTCGACCGCGCCTATGAATGGGCGCGGCCGACCGCCGGACGCGAGCGGGACTAG
- a CDS encoding class I SAM-dependent methyltransferase: MTGFSAEQAANRKRAKAAPGPMAMFFRGFLKHPVMVGSIIPSSKAVINRMLAPVDWANTKLFVEYGPGVGTFTRPILERLAPDATLVAIDTNPDFCEYLKISIPDSRLQIVNGSAVDVNEILEQLGFGQADYACSGLPFSTLPPGIGPAIADATSAALRPGGAFLVYQFNPKVRDIVAPSFKHVDHAFEFWNVPPAQLWWFRND, from the coding sequence ATGACCGGTTTTTCTGCGGAACAGGCCGCAAATCGAAAACGTGCGAAGGCGGCCCCCGGGCCCATGGCGATGTTCTTTCGCGGCTTTCTCAAGCATCCCGTCATGGTCGGCTCGATCATCCCGTCGTCCAAGGCGGTGATCAATCGCATGCTGGCGCCGGTCGATTGGGCCAACACCAAGCTGTTCGTCGAATATGGCCCCGGCGTCGGCACCTTCACCCGGCCGATCCTGGAGCGCCTGGCGCCCGACGCGACGCTGGTCGCGATCGATACCAATCCGGATTTCTGCGAATATCTGAAGATCTCGATTCCCGATTCGCGGTTGCAGATCGTCAACGGGTCGGCGGTCGACGTGAACGAGATTCTCGAGCAGCTGGGCTTCGGCCAGGCCGATTATGCCTGCTCCGGCCTGCCCTTCTCGACGCTGCCGCCCGGCATCGGCCCCGCCATCGCCGATGCGACCTCGGCCGCGCTGCGCCCCGGCGGCGCCTTCCTCGTCTACCAGTTCAATCCCAAGGTGCGCGATATCGTCGCGCCCTCGTTCAAGCATGTCGATCATGCCTTCGAATTCTGGAACGTGCCGCCGGCCCAGCTCTGGTGGTTCCGCAACGACTAA
- a CDS encoding phospholipase D-like domain-containing protein: MAILDADSRDRFEVDGNRLHLLIDPDARLEALIALIDGAEHHLRLLYYIFWDDPVGIRVRDALMAACARGVTVSLLVDGFGSERASDGFFAPLREAGAAVCRFLPRFGRRYLLRNHQKLALADQGRALVGGFNVAQGYFGTGEEDWRDLGLLVEGPAAAHLHGYFDHIQAWAQDPKARIRTLNRCLIRKSQKSGQLRWLFGGPTQRLSPWARALKADIGRSRRLDVIAAYFAPNPGMLRRIGRLARRGTLRIISAAKSDNTMTISAARHCYVRLLRRGGRIWEYQPQKLHTKLFVADDVSYIGSANFDMRSLYINCEIMLRIDHAPLAERLRGYFEQEVEASREASLALIRERAGWWMRTKWRLAYFVVAVVDYTVTRRLNFRTPGADIG; encoded by the coding sequence ATGGCCATCCTCGATGCCGACAGCCGCGACCGCTTCGAGGTCGACGGCAACCGGCTCCACCTCCTGATCGATCCCGACGCACGGCTGGAGGCGCTGATCGCGCTGATCGACGGCGCCGAGCATCATCTGCGGCTGCTTTATTATATCTTCTGGGACGATCCGGTCGGCATCCGCGTGCGCGACGCGCTGATGGCGGCCTGTGCGCGCGGCGTGACGGTGTCCCTGCTGGTCGACGGGTTCGGCAGCGAACGGGCCAGCGACGGCTTCTTCGCGCCGCTGCGCGAGGCCGGGGCGGCGGTCTGCCGCTTCCTGCCGCGCTTCGGCCGTCGGTATCTGCTGCGGAATCACCAGAAGCTGGCGCTCGCCGACCAAGGGCGCGCGCTGGTCGGCGGGTTCAACGTCGCGCAGGGCTATTTCGGCACCGGCGAAGAGGATTGGCGCGATCTCGGTCTTCTGGTGGAGGGCCCGGCGGCGGCGCATCTCCACGGCTATTTCGATCATATCCAGGCCTGGGCGCAGGATCCGAAGGCGAGGATCCGCACGCTCAACCGCTGCCTCATTCGCAAGAGCCAGAAGAGCGGGCAGCTGCGCTGGCTGTTCGGCGGGCCGACCCAGCGGCTCAGCCCCTGGGCGCGCGCGCTCAAGGCCGATATCGGCCGGAGCCGGCGGCTCGACGTGATCGCCGCTTATTTCGCGCCCAATCCCGGGATGTTGCGGCGGATCGGCCGGCTGGCCCGGCGCGGCACGCTGCGGATCATCTCGGCGGCGAAATCCGACAACACGATGACGATCTCGGCGGCGCGCCACTGCTATGTCCGGCTGCTCCGGCGGGGCGGGCGGATATGGGAATATCAGCCGCAGAAGCTCCACACCAAGCTCTTCGTCGCGGACGATGTGAGCTATATCGGCTCGGCCAATTTCGACATGCGCAGCCTCTACATCAATTGCGAGATCATGCTGCGGATCGACCATGCCCCGCTTGCCGAGCGCCTCCGCGGATATTTCGAGCAGGAGGTCGAAGCCTCGCGCGAGGCGAGCCTCGCGCTGATCCGCGAGCGTGCCGGCTGGTGGATGCGGACGAAGTGGCGGCTGGCCTATTTCGTGGTGGCGGTGGTCGACTACACCGTCACCCGCCGCCTCAATTTCCGCACGCCGGGGGCCGACATCGGTTAG
- the rpoZ gene encoding DNA-directed RNA polymerase subunit omega, producing the protein MARVTVEDCVDKVPNRFDLVLLAAHRARQISGGAELTIDRDRDKNPVVALREIADETVTPNHLSESAITGLQRVQVDEDDAVDEMGSLAQSAEALRLTAAAPARNQNVGPDYE; encoded by the coding sequence ATGGCGCGCGTCACCGTCGAGGATTGCGTCGACAAGGTCCCCAACCGCTTCGATCTCGTGCTGCTCGCGGCTCACCGCGCGCGCCAGATCTCGGGCGGGGCGGAGCTGACCATCGATCGCGATCGGGACAAAAATCCGGTCGTCGCCCTGCGCGAGATCGCAGACGAAACGGTTACTCCGAATCATCTCTCCGAATCGGCGATCACGGGCCTTCAGCGCGTGCAGGTCGATGAGGATGATGCGGTGGACGAGATGGGTTCGCTCGCCCAGTCGGCGGAGGCCCTGCGCCTCACCGCCGCGGCTCCGGCGCGCAACCAGAATGTCGGCCCCGACTACGAATGA
- a CDS encoding winged helix-turn-helix transcriptional regulator encodes MEDSDVVRRIVTGCSLTAALEVVGERWSFLILRGAFNGLEHFEQFQSTLGIARNILANRLSRLVAHGLLERCPCTDDKRKVEYLLTEKGAALLPALVSLRQWGAKWAACGPTSSRLVDARDGLPVQEMSIFAADGRKLDMNELRWIVLDQDEEVAAERPMAGRVAAAG; translated from the coding sequence GTGGAAGACAGCGACGTCGTTCGCCGGATCGTGACCGGCTGCAGTTTGACAGCCGCACTGGAGGTCGTGGGGGAGCGCTGGTCGTTCCTGATCCTGCGCGGCGCGTTCAACGGGCTGGAGCATTTCGAGCAGTTCCAGTCGACGCTGGGCATCGCGCGCAACATTCTCGCCAACCGGCTTTCGCGGCTGGTGGCGCACGGCCTGCTCGAACGCTGCCCCTGCACCGACGACAAGCGCAAGGTGGAATATCTGCTGACCGAGAAGGGGGCGGCGCTGTTGCCGGCGCTGGTGTCGCTCAGGCAGTGGGGCGCCAAGTGGGCGGCGTGCGGCCCGACCAGCTCCCGGTTGGTGGATGCGCGCGACGGCCTTCCGGTGCAGGAAATGTCGATCTTCGCCGCCGACGGGCGCAAGCTCGACATGAACGAGCTGCGCTGGATCGTTCTCGATCAGGACGAGGAGGTCGCCGCCGAGCGTCCGATGGCCGGCCGCGTCGCCGCGGCCGGCTGA
- a CDS encoding RelA/SpoT family protein, whose amino-acid sequence MLRQYELVERVRRYDPDADEDLINRAYVFSMQAHGSQKRASGDPYFSHPIEVAGILTDLHLDDETIATAILHDTIEDTVATPEQIEKLFGPNIARLVDGVTKLSKIEAQSENERAAENLRKFLLAMSDDIRVLLVKLADRLHNMRTLHHIPREAKRRRIARETMDIYAPLAERVGMYEFMKEMQTLAFQILEPEAYESITKRLEQLKEGGGDRIARIASGLTMMLRRHGIQAEVSGREKHPYSIWRKMTERHISFEQLSDVMAFRVVVADTEQCYRALGFIHERWPMVPGRFKDYVSTPKRNGYRSLHTSVIHNEKVRIEVQIRSEAMHAQAEYGYAAHWAYKQGTAADVGGTKVSWIRDLVEILDHADSPEELLEHTRMAMYQDRIFAFTPNGELIQLPKGSTPIDFAYAVHTDLGNQAVGAKVNGRLVPLRTPIQNGDQVQVLKSAAQKPQPEWMNFVVTGKAKATLRRFVRQKEREEMIALGRKFYDEIVSRLPAPLKPDALAQAVKRLHVGDENALMEAIARRTIDDAAVAEALMPGADAEASARPVPHRDAVSIRGLTPGVAFQLAECCHPVPGDRIVGLRKPDAPVEVHAIDCPTLAAGPEEADWVDLAWGDKSDGGTARLSVILRNEPGSLGAMAGILGAHAANILNLSLVHRDTSFHTFQVDLEVHDLAHLMRILAALRAADAVSQAERIRLGDEERWEAA is encoded by the coding sequence GTGCTCAGACAATATGAACTCGTCGAGCGGGTACGCCGCTATGATCCCGATGCAGACGAGGATCTGATCAATCGCGCCTATGTCTTTTCGATGCAGGCGCATGGTTCGCAGAAGCGCGCGTCCGGCGATCCCTATTTCAGCCACCCGATCGAGGTGGCCGGCATCCTGACCGATCTCCATCTCGACGACGAGACGATCGCCACCGCGATCCTGCACGACACGATCGAGGATACGGTCGCCACGCCGGAGCAGATCGAGAAGCTGTTCGGTCCCAATATCGCCCGGCTGGTCGATGGCGTCACCAAGCTCTCGAAGATCGAGGCGCAGTCCGAGAATGAGCGGGCGGCGGAGAATCTCCGCAAGTTCCTGCTCGCCATGTCCGACGATATTCGCGTGCTGTTGGTGAAGCTGGCCGATCGGCTGCACAATATGCGCACGCTCCACCATATCCCGCGCGAGGCGAAACGTCGCCGCATCGCCAGGGAGACGATGGACATCTACGCGCCGCTCGCCGAGCGCGTCGGCATGTACGAGTTCATGAAGGAAATGCAGACGCTCGCCTTCCAGATCCTCGAACCCGAAGCCTATGAGTCGATCACCAAGCGGCTGGAGCAGCTCAAGGAAGGCGGCGGCGACAGGATCGCGCGCATCGCCTCGGGCCTCACCATGATGCTGCGCCGCCATGGCATCCAGGCCGAGGTATCGGGCCGCGAGAAGCATCCCTATTCGATCTGGCGCAAGATGACCGAGCGCCACATCAGCTTCGAGCAGCTGTCCGACGTGATGGCGTTCCGCGTGGTCGTGGCGGATACCGAGCAATGCTATCGCGCGCTGGGGTTCATCCACGAGCGCTGGCCGATGGTGCCGGGCCGCTTCAAGGATTATGTCTCGACCCCCAAGCGCAACGGCTATCGCTCGCTCCACACCTCGGTGATCCACAACGAGAAGGTGCGGATCGAGGTGCAGATCCGCTCCGAGGCGATGCACGCCCAGGCCGAATATGGCTATGCCGCGCACTGGGCGTACAAGCAGGGCACCGCGGCCGATGTCGGCGGCACCAAGGTCAGCTGGATCCGCGATCTGGTCGAGATCCTCGACCATGCCGACAGCCCCGAGGAGCTGCTCGAGCATACCCGCATGGCGATGTATCAGGATCGCATCTTCGCCTTCACCCCCAATGGCGAGCTGATCCAGTTGCCCAAGGGATCGACCCCGATCGATTTCGCCTATGCCGTCCACACCGATCTCGGCAACCAGGCGGTCGGGGCGAAGGTGAACGGCCGGCTGGTGCCGCTGCGCACGCCGATCCAGAATGGCGATCAGGTGCAGGTGCTGAAGTCCGCCGCGCAGAAGCCGCAGCCCGAATGGATGAACTTCGTCGTCACCGGCAAGGCCAAGGCGACGCTGCGCCGCTTCGTCCGCCAGAAGGAGCGCGAGGAGATGATCGCGCTCGGCCGGAAATTCTACGACGAGATCGTCTCGCGGCTACCGGCGCCGCTGAAGCCCGATGCGCTGGCGCAGGCGGTCAAGCGCCTCCATGTCGGCGACGAGAATGCGCTGATGGAGGCGATCGCCCGCCGCACGATCGACGATGCCGCCGTCGCCGAGGCGCTGATGCCGGGCGCGGATGCCGAGGCCAGCGCGCGGCCGGTGCCGCATCGCGACGCGGTGTCGATCCGCGGGCTCACCCCCGGCGTCGCCTTCCAGCTCGCCGAATGCTGCCATCCCGTACCCGGCGACCGGATCGTCGGCCTGCGCAAGCCCGATGCGCCGGTGGAGGTCCATGCGATCGACTGCCCGACCCTGGCGGCCGGGCCGGAAGAGGCCGATTGGGTCGATCTCGCCTGGGGCGACAAGTCCGACGGCGGCACCGCGCGGCTCTCGGTGATCTTGCGCAACGAGCCGGGATCGCTGGGCGCGATGGCGGGCATCCTCGGCGCGCACGCCGCCAACATCCTCAACCTATCGCTGGTCCATCGCGACACCAGCTTCCACACCTTCCAGGTCGATCTGGAGGTGCATGACCTCGCCCATCTGATGCGCATCCTCGCCGCGCTGCGCGCCGCCGACGCGGTGAGCCAGGCCGAGCGCATCCGGCTCGGCGACGAGGAGCGCTGGGAGGCAGCCTGA